The Hymenobacter baengnokdamensis genome includes a region encoding these proteins:
- a CDS encoding NADH-quinone oxidoreductase subunit N, whose translation MLPIVLLSVFGIANLFLGFLRSNRALLPFALVVLALIFGVNLLDWNHAGSMTGLFDSPYVTQMLSVNNYSVAFSGIVLFTALVLLPFSRSYVAAHEPNLAEYYSLLLFSLVGAIMMVSYNHLIMLFVGIEILSISMYVLAGSDKRNVRSNEAALKYFLQGSFATGILLFGIALVYGATGTFQLNELATTIAAPANASLQPMLYVGVLMMVIGIGFKISAAPFHFWTPDVYEGTPTFFTAFMSTVVKTAGFAAFLKLLVVALPGTSAVWLPTITAMCVLTLLLGNVGAAVQTSAKRMLAYSSVSHAGYLLLGLVAGRGQLSGPAAQSIFFYSLAYSIATVAAFGVLKLVADQRGREDYAGLAGLARTNPLLAFVMTVAMLSLGGIPLTGGFFGKFFIFTAVASQGYIWLVVFAVLMSMVGIYYYLKPAIAMYMRPAEPGADAPIVVDGFQSATLVLLAILTLVLGILPGFLSGLL comes from the coding sequence ATGCTCCCCATCGTTCTCCTCTCCGTCTTCGGCATTGCCAACCTGTTCTTAGGCTTTCTGCGCTCCAACCGGGCGCTGCTGCCGTTTGCGCTGGTAGTGCTGGCTCTCATTTTTGGCGTCAATCTGCTCGACTGGAACCACGCCGGCAGCATGACGGGCCTGTTCGACTCGCCCTACGTAACCCAGATGCTCAGCGTAAACAACTACTCGGTGGCCTTCTCCGGCATCGTGTTGTTTACGGCGCTGGTGCTGCTGCCCTTTTCGCGCTCCTACGTAGCCGCCCACGAGCCCAACCTGGCCGAGTACTACTCGCTGCTGCTGTTTTCGCTGGTGGGGGCCATTATGATGGTGAGCTATAATCACCTCATCATGCTGTTTGTGGGCATTGAGATTCTGAGCATCAGCATGTACGTGCTGGCCGGCTCCGACAAGCGCAACGTGCGCTCCAACGAGGCGGCGCTCAAGTATTTTCTGCAAGGCTCCTTCGCTACGGGTATTCTGCTTTTCGGCATTGCGCTGGTCTACGGCGCTACCGGCACTTTCCAGCTTAACGAGCTGGCTACCACTATCGCCGCGCCGGCCAATGCCAGCCTGCAGCCCATGCTGTATGTGGGCGTGCTGATGATGGTTATCGGCATTGGCTTTAAAATATCGGCCGCGCCCTTCCACTTCTGGACGCCCGACGTGTACGAAGGTACCCCGACGTTCTTCACCGCCTTCATGAGCACGGTGGTGAAAACGGCTGGTTTCGCCGCTTTCCTCAAGCTGCTGGTGGTGGCACTGCCCGGCACCAGCGCCGTGTGGCTGCCCACCATCACGGCTATGTGCGTGCTTACGCTGCTGCTCGGCAACGTGGGCGCCGCCGTGCAAACCAGCGCCAAGCGCATGCTGGCTTATTCGAGCGTAAGCCACGCCGGCTACCTGCTGCTGGGCCTCGTGGCCGGCCGCGGCCAACTGAGCGGCCCGGCCGCGCAAAGTATTTTCTTTTATAGCCTGGCGTATTCCATCGCTACGGTAGCGGCCTTCGGCGTGCTCAAGCTGGTGGCCGACCAGCGCGGGCGCGAAGACTACGCCGGCCTGGCGGGCCTGGCGCGGACCAACCCCCTGCTGGCTTTTGTGATGACGGTGGCCATGCTATCGCTGGGGGGCATTCCGCTCACGGGAGGCTTCTTCGGCAAATTTTTCATCTTCACAGCCGTGGCTTCGCAGGGCTATATCTGGCTGGTTGTATTCGCGGTGCTGATGAGCATGGTAGGTATCTACTACTACCTGAAGCCTGCTATTGCCATGTACATGCGCCCCGCCGAGCCGGGGGCCGATGCCCCGATTGTAGTCGATGGCTTTCAGTCGGCCACGCTGGTGCTGCTGGCAATTCTGACGCTGGTACTGGGTATTCTGCCCGGCTTCCTGAGTGGATTGCTTTAA
- a CDS encoding NAD(P)/FAD-dependent oxidoreductase, translated as MDTNLPVSTQPRVVIVGGGFGGLRLAQSLADAPVQVVMVDRNNYHNFQPLLYQVATGALEADSIAYPLRKIFAGQQNFFYRMADVKGVVPATKTLQTSVGDIRYDYLVLATGSLTNFFGIESIEKNAMQIKSIPNALNLRSFIFQNFEQALLETDPEKRQALLNIVVVGGGPTGVEISGSLAEMRRHVLPKDYPELDLRQMQIFLVEAGPALLGPMSKASQADAKRYMDELGVLVHLNTAIKRFEDGRAYYSDTEFIPTENMVWAAGVNGAAIPGLPDEVVTRNKRLTVNLWNQVQGVPQVFAIGDVANMVTPEMPKGLPMLAPVAQQQAEQLADNLQRLIRAKCPRISSTPIKG; from the coding sequence ATGGATACAAATCTTCCGGTTTCGACGCAGCCGCGCGTGGTAATAGTGGGCGGCGGCTTTGGGGGCCTGCGGCTGGCGCAGTCGCTGGCCGATGCGCCCGTGCAGGTAGTGATGGTAGACCGCAACAACTACCACAATTTTCAGCCGCTGCTCTACCAGGTGGCCACCGGCGCCCTGGAGGCCGATAGCATCGCCTACCCGCTGCGTAAGATTTTTGCGGGCCAGCAAAACTTCTTCTACCGCATGGCCGACGTGAAGGGCGTGGTGCCGGCCACCAAGACCCTGCAAACGAGCGTGGGCGATATTCGCTACGACTACCTGGTGCTGGCCACGGGCTCACTCACCAATTTTTTTGGGATAGAAAGCATCGAAAAAAACGCGATGCAGATAAAAAGCATCCCGAACGCGCTGAACCTGCGCAGCTTCATCTTCCAGAACTTTGAGCAGGCGCTGCTCGAAACTGACCCCGAAAAGCGGCAGGCGCTGCTCAATATCGTAGTGGTGGGCGGCGGCCCGACGGGTGTCGAAATCAGCGGCTCGCTGGCCGAGATGCGCCGGCACGTATTGCCCAAAGACTACCCCGAGCTGGACCTGCGCCAGATGCAGATTTTCCTGGTCGAGGCCGGCCCGGCGCTGCTGGGGCCTATGTCGAAGGCCTCGCAGGCCGATGCCAAGCGCTACATGGACGAGCTGGGCGTGCTGGTGCATCTCAACACGGCTATCAAGCGCTTTGAGGATGGCCGGGCTTACTATTCCGACACGGAGTTTATCCCGACCGAAAATATGGTGTGGGCAGCCGGCGTCAACGGGGCCGCTATCCCGGGCCTGCCCGACGAGGTAGTAACCCGCAACAAGCGCCTCACCGTGAACCTGTGGAACCAGGTGCAGGGCGTGCCCCAGGTGTTTGCCATCGGCGACGTGGCCAACATGGTAACCCCAGAGATGCCCAAGGGCCTGCCCATGCTGGCCCCCGTAGCCCAGCAGCAGGCCGAGCAGCTGGCCGATAACCTGCAGCGCCTCATTCGGGCGAAGTGCCCAAGGATTTCAAGTACACCAATAAAGGGGTGA
- a CDS encoding carboxypeptidase-like regulatory domain-containing protein yields the protein MLSLVLFTGLLAAPHAWAQGKRRIVQFTGIVASGDSLLGVPGASVYVPKAGRGTTTNAYGYFSMAVLAGDSVVIRSLGYRNQTIIVPADYQRQSFSVIISLKEDATVLPEVRIFPYATEQAFKRAFLALRMPTEKGSAAADNLNEELMRKIFNSQPMGATANFRQTMSQQQYNYDRRMGTAPNPHSNNPLLNPFSWLQLVKQVKDGEFKKKEGTDY from the coding sequence ATGCTTAGCCTGGTACTCTTCACCGGGCTGCTGGCCGCTCCTCACGCCTGGGCACAGGGCAAGCGCCGGATAGTGCAGTTTACGGGTATTGTGGCGAGCGGCGACAGCTTATTGGGCGTGCCCGGCGCGTCGGTGTACGTACCCAAGGCCGGCCGCGGCACCACCACCAACGCCTACGGCTACTTCTCGATGGCTGTGCTGGCCGGCGATAGCGTAGTCATTCGCTCGCTGGGCTACCGCAATCAGACTATTATCGTACCGGCTGACTATCAGCGCCAAAGCTTTTCGGTTATTATCTCCCTAAAGGAAGACGCTACCGTGCTGCCCGAAGTGCGCATCTTCCCGTATGCCACCGAGCAGGCCTTTAAGCGGGCCTTCCTGGCGCTGCGCATGCCCACTGAAAAAGGCTCGGCAGCCGCCGACAACCTCAACGAGGAGCTGATGCGCAAGATATTTAACTCGCAGCCCATGGGGGCCACGGCCAACTTTCGCCAAACCATGTCGCAGCAGCAGTATAACTACGACCGCCGCATGGGCACTGCCCCCAACCCGCACAGTAACAACCCATTGCTGAACCCCTTTAGCTGGCTGCAATTGGTGAAGCAGGTAAAGGATGGCGAGTTTAAGAAGAAAGAAGGGACTGACTATTAG
- a CDS encoding ArsR/SmtB family transcription factor — MRVKHFPVAFGQQLFKALGDESRVRILHLLWRNQEMVVGDLEQVLDFTQTKTSRQLAYLKNAGLVGVRRLDNWMFYFLRDETLELLQQLLGLMERDPQLVRDQQVYQTLWNNRELAAYKIQNRRWLPPA; from the coding sequence ATGCGCGTAAAACATTTCCCGGTTGCATTCGGGCAGCAGCTTTTTAAAGCACTCGGCGACGAAAGCCGCGTGCGCATCCTGCATTTGCTGTGGCGCAATCAGGAAATGGTGGTCGGCGACCTGGAGCAGGTGCTCGACTTTACTCAAACCAAAACGTCGCGCCAGCTGGCTTATCTGAAGAACGCGGGCCTGGTGGGCGTGCGCCGGCTCGATAACTGGATGTTTTATTTTCTGCGCGACGAAACCCTTGAGCTGCTCCAGCAATTGCTAGGGCTGATGGAGCGCGACCCCCAGCTGGTGCGCGACCAGCAGGTGTACCAAACGCTCTGGAATAACCGGGAGCTGGCGGCTTACAAAATCCAAAACCGCCGCTGGCTGCCGCCAGCGTAA
- a CDS encoding (2Fe-2S) ferredoxin domain-containing protein, translated as MPERRLFVCTNQKSGIGEDVAKALKKELKAQGVKTMLADGQKLHTRIQTCSCLDRCEHCKKGPGAALVVYPDEIYYNDVQPRQAARIIEALAASRPGSAKK; from the coding sequence ATGCCTGAGCGCCGCCTGTTTGTTTGCACTAATCAGAAATCGGGGATTGGCGAAGATGTTGCCAAAGCCCTGAAAAAGGAGCTGAAAGCCCAGGGCGTGAAAACGATGCTCGCCGACGGGCAAAAGCTGCACACCCGCATTCAGACCTGCAGCTGCCTCGACCGCTGCGAGCACTGCAAAAAAGGCCCTGGGGCAGCGTTGGTAGTATATCCCGATGAAATTTACTACAACGACGTGCAGCCCAGGCAGGCGGCGCGCATCATAGAAGCACTGGCAGCCAGCCGGCCCGGCAGCGCCAAAAAATAA
- a CDS encoding YjjG family noncanonical pyrimidine nucleotidase, whose protein sequence is MKAYRHLFFDLDHTLWDFETNANETLRQLFADYDLARHGLSFAQFSQRYSEVNHALWRLYQSNKVTQKQLREVRFTRTLTRLGVAEADIPADISQRFTSILPRKAAVFPHTHEVLGYLKQKGYILHLITNGFEDVQHIKLASSSLTPYFDEIITSEASGHLKPDPRMFAHALERAGATATESLMIGDNLECDVLGAYNAGIDQVYFNPEKRRHFAQTTYEISSLDELRDFL, encoded by the coding sequence ATGAAAGCCTACCGGCACCTTTTTTTCGACCTCGACCACACGCTTTGGGATTTCGAAACCAATGCCAACGAAACGCTCCGGCAGTTGTTTGCCGACTACGACCTGGCCCGCCACGGCTTGTCGTTTGCGCAGTTTAGCCAGCGCTACAGCGAAGTAAACCACGCCCTGTGGCGGCTCTACCAGAGCAATAAAGTGACGCAGAAGCAGCTGCGCGAAGTACGCTTTACCCGCACGCTTACCCGGCTCGGCGTGGCCGAAGCCGACATTCCGGCCGATATCTCGCAGCGGTTTACCAGCATTTTGCCGCGCAAGGCAGCCGTATTTCCGCACACCCACGAGGTGCTGGGCTATCTAAAGCAAAAAGGCTATATTCTGCATCTCATCACCAATGGGTTTGAGGACGTGCAGCACATCAAGCTGGCTTCGTCGAGCCTCACGCCTTATTTCGACGAGATTATTACCTCCGAGGCCAGCGGCCACCTCAAGCCCGACCCGCGCATGTTTGCCCACGCGCTGGAGCGGGCCGGCGCCACCGCCACCGAGAGCCTGATGATAGGCGACAACCTGGAGTGCGACGTGCTGGGGGCCTACAACGCGGGTATCGACCAGGTGTACTTCAACCCGGAGAAGCGGCGGCACTTTGCCCAGACAACCTACGAAATCAGCAGTCTGGATGAGCTGCGCGATTTTCTGTAG
- a CDS encoding phage tail protein, which yields MKKLTTQANGYGAATPALPSSASRRNWLKGLSALLGTGLLAAPAALLAAPASSGTLLLPAGAALAGGDEYIGMVKLLAGAAVPAGWTPCDGRLLPVAEHPALFALLNYTYGGDGRTLFALPKLGGVTPAGTFCAIKMANGPATTTALTELRLLHQRQTQARVA from the coding sequence ATGAAAAAACTTACTACTCAAGCCAATGGGTATGGAGCTGCCACCCCAGCCCTCCCTAGCTCTGCTTCGAGGCGAAACTGGCTGAAAGGCCTGAGCGCCCTGCTTGGCACGGGCTTGCTGGCCGCCCCGGCAGCCTTGCTGGCCGCCCCGGCCTCCTCTGGCACCCTGCTGCTTCCGGCGGGGGCGGCGCTCGCCGGGGGCGATGAATACATTGGCATGGTGAAGCTGTTGGCAGGCGCGGCCGTGCCAGCGGGCTGGACGCCCTGCGATGGCCGGCTGCTGCCGGTAGCCGAGCACCCGGCCTTGTTTGCGCTGCTGAACTATACCTACGGCGGCGACGGCCGCACCCTTTTCGCCTTGCCCAAGCTGGGCGGGGTCACGCCGGCAGGCACGTTTTGCGCCATTAAGATGGCCAACGGCCCGGCTACTACCACGGCCCTGACTGAGCTGCGGCTGCTCCACCAGCGTCAGACTCAGGCCAGAGTAGCCTAA
- a CDS encoding phage tail protein, with product MDPFVGEIRLMPYTFAPQGWFTCSGQLLAIQQYTALFSLLGTQYGGNGTSTFALPDLRGRACIGAGQGPGLQSYPQGTATGTESVTLLAAEMPVHTHGVSAAVPVNTGRGTAPSPLNGYFAKTASEEYGSTADNGSMAAGVVTGTASPAGSSQPHDNRMPYLPLNYCIAWQGVFPQRQ from the coding sequence ATGGACCCTTTTGTGGGAGAAATCCGCCTGATGCCCTACACCTTCGCGCCGCAGGGCTGGTTCACGTGCAGCGGCCAGCTGCTGGCCATTCAGCAGTACACCGCGCTGTTTTCGCTGCTCGGCACTCAGTATGGTGGCAATGGCACCAGCACATTTGCCCTGCCCGACCTACGCGGACGGGCCTGCATAGGCGCGGGCCAGGGGCCAGGGCTACAAAGCTACCCCCAGGGCACCGCGACAGGCACCGAAAGCGTAACGCTGCTAGCTGCTGAGATGCCAGTGCATACCCACGGCGTGAGCGCCGCGGTGCCGGTAAATACCGGCCGGGGCACTGCCCCTTCGCCGCTGAACGGCTACTTCGCCAAGACGGCGTCGGAGGAATATGGCTCGACGGCCGACAACGGCAGCATGGCCGCCGGCGTGGTGACCGGTACTGCCAGCCCGGCAGGAAGCAGCCAGCCCCACGACAACCGCATGCCTTACCTGCCGCTCAATTACTGCATCGCGTGGCAGGGAGTTTTCCCGCAGCGGCAATAA
- a CDS encoding phage tail protein — MSTPYLGEIRAVGFTFAPVGWVACNGQTLSISQYDALYALLGTTYGGDGQTTFNVPDMRSRLGIGAQGGAAGPGLSAYQLGQQVGVENVTLTTNQLPTHQHPFAAAPGGTATGTAADPKLNFPGNSTTNPYATSATAGKTLNAAALVATAQAAGGSQPHTNLQPVLALNYIICTEGNYPPQP; from the coding sequence ATGTCAACTCCGTACCTCGGCGAGATTCGCGCCGTCGGCTTCACGTTTGCCCCGGTGGGCTGGGTGGCCTGCAATGGACAGACGCTGTCCATCTCCCAATACGATGCCCTTTATGCCCTGCTCGGCACCACCTACGGGGGCGACGGGCAAACCACCTTTAACGTGCCCGATATGCGCAGCCGGCTAGGAATAGGCGCCCAAGGGGGGGCAGCCGGCCCCGGCCTCTCGGCTTACCAGCTGGGCCAGCAGGTGGGGGTCGAAAACGTGACGCTGACTACCAACCAGCTGCCCACTCACCAGCACCCGTTTGCGGCGGCGCCAGGGGGCACGGCCACCGGCACGGCCGCCGACCCTAAGCTGAATTTTCCGGGCAACAGCACGACTAATCCCTACGCCACCTCGGCTACTGCCGGCAAGACGCTGAATGCTGCGGCACTGGTAGCCACCGCCCAGGCGGCCGGCGGCAGCCAGCCGCACACCAACCTGCAGCCCGTGCTGGCGCTAAACTATATCATCTGCACGGAAGGGAATTATCCGCCCCAACCGTAG
- a CDS encoding phage tail protein — protein MDEPYIGEIRPIGINFAPKNWAFCNGQLLSINQNQALFSLLGTTFGGNGTTTFGLPDLRSRVPVGVGQGPGLQNYLQGQAGGTETVTLLTTQLPAHQHSITGTLQASSDQEDQEPTGNFLSVGDAKQYSAGPATVAMASITGTTANAGGNQPHENRSPALGLNYVIALNGVYPSRS, from the coding sequence ATGGACGAACCATACATCGGCGAGATTCGCCCCATCGGCATCAACTTTGCCCCCAAAAACTGGGCTTTCTGCAACGGCCAACTGCTATCCATCAACCAGAACCAGGCCCTGTTTTCGCTGCTGGGCACCACGTTTGGCGGTAATGGCACCACCACCTTCGGCCTGCCCGACCTGCGCAGCCGGGTGCCGGTAGGCGTGGGCCAGGGGCCAGGGCTACAAAACTACCTCCAGGGCCAGGCAGGCGGGACCGAGACGGTAACGCTGCTCACTACCCAGCTACCGGCCCACCAGCACTCCATCACGGGTACCCTGCAAGCCTCGTCTGACCAGGAAGACCAGGAGCCCACGGGCAACTTTCTTTCCGTTGGGGATGCCAAGCAGTACAGCGCCGGCCCGGCCACCGTCGCAATGGCCTCCATCACGGGTACTACCGCCAACGCTGGCGGCAACCAGCCGCACGAAAACCGCTCCCCGGCGCTGGGCCTGAACTACGTCATCGCGCTGAATGGCGTTTATCCTTCGCGCAGCTAA
- a CDS encoding methionyl-tRNA formyltransferase has product MRLAVIISSLLGWPLLQDLLSQGVVAGVAVPASGREEASRLSELLTQAGTPPRQLARRGLGPALAGWVAEVQPTAVLVLTFPWRIPAAVLALPPQGFINVHFAALPGYRGPEPTFWQLRNGEPAGAVTAHRMAADFDTGPVLVATPVPIGPHDTHGLHRAHLALAAVGTGRQLLDALRAGEPGQPQDESAARYWPRPGLPDLCLDWQEPAESLARLVRAANPWNRGALAELRGQPLRVLSATVRPETVAAAPGTVVLAAPGQALLVACGAGQVLQLDIVALDEGYFTGGQLAGMGVQAGEVLGTLLQAAPA; this is encoded by the coding sequence ATGCGCCTGGCCGTTATCATCAGCAGCCTCCTGGGCTGGCCCCTGCTGCAAGACCTGCTGAGCCAGGGCGTGGTAGCCGGCGTGGCCGTGCCCGCCAGCGGCCGTGAAGAGGCCAGCCGGCTGAGCGAGCTGCTGACGCAGGCCGGCACTCCGCCGCGCCAGCTGGCGCGGCGGGGCCTGGGCCCGGCGCTGGCCGGGTGGGTAGCAGAGGTGCAGCCCACGGCCGTGCTGGTGCTCACGTTTCCGTGGCGCATTCCGGCGGCCGTGCTGGCGCTGCCGCCGCAGGGGTTTATTAATGTACACTTTGCGGCGCTGCCCGGCTACCGGGGGCCCGAACCGACGTTCTGGCAGCTGCGCAACGGCGAGCCGGCCGGAGCCGTGACGGCCCACCGCATGGCCGCCGACTTCGACACCGGCCCGGTACTGGTGGCCACGCCCGTACCCATTGGCCCCCACGACACCCACGGCCTGCACCGCGCCCACCTGGCGCTGGCGGCCGTGGGCACCGGCCGCCAGCTGCTGGATGCCCTGCGCGCCGGCGAGCCCGGCCAGCCGCAGGACGAAAGCGCCGCCCGCTACTGGCCCCGCCCCGGCCTGCCCGACCTCTGCCTCGACTGGCAGGAGCCGGCCGAAAGCCTGGCCCGCCTGGTGCGGGCTGCCAACCCCTGGAACCGGGGCGCCCTGGCCGAGCTGCGCGGGCAGCCGCTACGGGTGCTGAGCGCAACTGTGCGGCCCGAAACCGTAGCCGCCGCGCCCGGCACCGTGGTGCTGGCCGCCCCCGGCCAGGCGCTGCTGGTGGCCTGCGGCGCGGGCCAGGTGCTGCAACTCGACATCGTGGCCCTCGATGAAGGCTACTTCACGGGTGGGCAGCTGGCCGGCATGGGCGTGCAGGCAGGCGAGGTGCTGGGCACGCTGCTTCAGGCGGCACCCGCCTGA